A window from Osmia lignaria lignaria isolate PbOS001 chromosome 8, iyOsmLign1, whole genome shotgun sequence encodes these proteins:
- the LOC117606727 gene encoding uncharacterized protein LOC117606727 isoform X1: protein MADASSSDTTSDCCNEWFSDITSEKSEYIIVGQKPCLSHRRSKRHFLQKLFLREIRGCLSAHNYASEERLFATVPSWRHLPLLHVIPKSALEAGHIVMGLTQCGQFLLTYTYTMDMSGNTSLYKYLLHWWAFTPNHVARKVAEVTLFGNYTIYRELSIVISQWPLERSKLVIHGLCTNWLHLQPTDRAYLTITTVPSLENCKDCLKVAASYEEEGEELAANWDGCVRCNCLQHGLTVHTTYEVISPYPRFRATVCLNYWNHVVVNTGNFLHVLRVDLDIPKSKNQKTCDKQDTVVTDTVPLDMSDVEELDYTKVVERYECSDEKLCTPECAIQSPIIEHDYLEEPIKLNDRLNRDSLNTSIINQSDCVCDINKSADPTTVKSCECMDVSECKCRTASPISRTEQQAISVRDKILQDFCEDMSQELNIGSDLITLVKHPSCSPRSTPQRLPSDLKAMTTWSSPILTPPSDILKTRNSESSQKSIRTFQRSTSPQPGASEDNNLTSVNSPLHSVSVSPSSSSRLMSPPVTRSFRHPSPRKRSSLHSPPPIVNSTQSRTRPTHKLILEAEKAYEFTDEAQETCEKLSSFRKRRLADKKYEFCDETEDAENIVPFKHIRDQFKHRGCSIHQIPSSPTMSPALTNGKKHWVDSDQSETDDLNMSQDQNGVNDLTTVDSTEKNVLRPLNQNQLPNGCISRERSGKHCFNSSPLVPKINLQYPTIKCTAHFKRSYIELDDEMISVITDVEDEETGGYVSYQCVLPMHVHGSGYVQMQMISNSKAEKLIVPCVSINQLSFDIETFSHHIADWICMRFKKRYWHCSDYDIEIIDVCALSGDIICLLIMKIQASEINNQTQCSQERKQYEVGCKFTWNIDTSQYRITDVLPMEEVKPESWKPNCIDVPNFRTPLWNPTRRLAPKLREKIQQPYAHTVRFLHNEMTLMGESITRLYDLDNLVEFYITPMPNYPSIE, encoded by the exons ATGGCGGACGCATCGTCTTCCGATACTACCTCAGATTGTTGCAATGAATGGTTCTCTGATATTACTTCCGAAAAATCAGAGTACATTATAGTAGGCCAGAAACCGTGCCTGTCCCATCGTCGGAGTAAAAGACATTTCTTACAGAAGCTATTTTTACGAGAG atcAGAGGTTGTTTATCGGCGCACAATTATGCTTCAGAAGAAAGACTGTTCGCTACTGTACCTTCCTGGCGACATTTACCTCTCCTACACGTAATCCCAAAGTCGGCGTTAGAAGCAGG ACACATTGTAATGGGATTGACACAGTGTGGTCAGTTTTtacttacatatacatatactatGGATATGAGTGGCAATACTTCCTTGTATAAATACTTGTTACATTGGTGGGCTTTTACTCCGAACCATGTCGCACGTAAGGTGGCAGAGGTGACACTTTTTGGTAACTACACTATCTACAGAGAACTTAGTATAGTTATATCTCAATGGCCACTGGAAAGAAGTAAATTAGTAATACACGGTCTTTG tACAAACTGGTTGCACTTACAACCTACAGATAGAGCATATTTAACAATAACCACAGTACCTTCTCTTGAAAATTGCAAAGATTGCTTAAAGGTTGCAGCATCATATGAAGAAGAAGGCGAAG agTTAGCAGCAAATTGGGACGGTTGTGTACGGTGTAACTGTCTTCAACATGGGCTTACCGTTCATACCACATATGAAGTAATTTCCCCATATCCTAGGTTTCGTGCTACTGTCTGTTTGAATTATTGGAATCATGTGGTAGTTAACACAGGAAACTTTTTACATGTACTCAGGGTAGACTTGGACATTCCAAAATCGAAAAACCAGAAGACTTGTGATAAACAGGACACTGTCGTTACCGATACAGTGCCGTTAGACATGAGCGATGTCGAGGAATTGGATTACACGAAAGTGGTGGAACGTTACGAATGTTCGGACGAGAAATTATGTACACCCGAGTGCGCGATCCAGTCCCCGATAATCGAACATGATTACCTAGAAGAACCAATTAAATTAAACGATAGGTTAAATCGTGATTCATTAAATACCTCAATAATTAATCAAAGCGATTGTGTCTGTGATATAAATAAGTCTGCCGACCCTACGACCGTTAAATCGTGCGAGTGTATGGACGTTAGCGAATGTAAATGTAGGACAGCGAGCCCGATATCGCGAACCGAGCAACAAGCAATATCAGTTAGGGACAAAATTTTACAAGATTTCTGCGAGGACATGTCTCAAGAACTGAACATCGGTAGCGATTTAATTACGTTAGTGAAACATCCGTCGTGTTCACCAAGGTCTACACCGCAAAGGCTTCCCTCTGATCTCAAAGCGATGACTACATGGTCTTCGCCGATTCTCACACCGCCATCGGACATTCTGAAAACCCGAAATTCCGAGTCTAGTCAGAAGAGTATCCGTACTTTTCAACGTTCAACTTCCCCTCAACCCGGTGCTTCGGAGGATAACAATCTAACTTCCGTTAATTCTCCCCTTCATTCGGTCTCCGTGAGTCCTTCGTCCTCATCGCGTTTGATGTCACCGCCAGTAACACGGTCCTTTCGACACCCGAGCCCGAGGAAACGATCCAGCTTACACTCCCCACCGCCCATCGTGAATTCGACGCAGTCGAGGACGCGACCCACTCATAAACTGATCCTCGAAGCGGAGAAAGCGTACGAGTTCACGGACGAGGCGCAGGAAACCTGCGAGAAGCTCAGTTCGTTCAGGAAACGAAGACTCGCCGACAAGAAGTACGAGTTCTGCGACGAAACGGAGGACGCGGAGAACATAGTTCCTTTCAAACATATACGGGATCAATTCAAACACCGTGGATGTTCGATACACCAGATACCATCGTCGCCTACGATGTCGCCTGCCCTAACCAATGGTAAAAAACATTGGGTGGATTCGGATCAAAGTGAAACGGATGATTTGAATATGAGTCAAGATCAAAATGGAGTCAATGATTTAACAACTGTTGATTCAA CTGAAAAGAATGTGTTACGACCATTGAATCAGAACCAGCTGCCTAATGGGTGTATCAGCAGGGAACGTTCTGGGAAACACTGCTTCAATTCCTCTCCGTTGGTtccaaaaataaatttacaatatccCACCATTAAATGCACCGCACACTTTAAGAGGAGTTACATAGAACTTGACGATGAAATGATATCAGTTATCACAGATGTTGAAG ATGAAGAAACAGGAGGATATGTAAGTTATCAGTGCGTGCTTCCTATGCATGTCCACGGATCTGGATACGTCCAAATGCAAATGATCAGCAACAGTAAAGCTGAAAAATTG ATAGTACCTTGCGTATCGATCAATCAGTTGAGCTTCGATATTGAAACGTTTTCTCATCACATAGCTGACTGGATTTGTATGAGATTTAAAAAGAGATACTGGCACTGTAGCGACTACGACATCGAAATAATAGACGTGTGTGCGCTAAGCGGTGatattatttgtttattaattatgaAGATTCAAGCTAGcgaaattaataatcaaacaCAGTG TTCCCAAGAGAGGAAGCAGTACGAAGTAGGATGTAAATTTACATGGAATATTGATACAAGCCAGTATAGAATAACGGACGTGTTACCAATGGAGGAGGTGAAACCAGAATCGTGGAAACCGAATTGTATAGACGTTCCAAACTTTCGTACCCCTTTGTGGAATCCAACTCGACGTCTAGCACCGAAATTAAGAGAGAAAATTCAACAACCGTACGCGCATACAGTGCGATTTTTACATAATGAAATGACACTGATGG GCGAATCTATAACTAGACTGTACGATTTGGATAATTTAGTTGAATTTTACATAACACCAATGCCAAATTACCCTTCGATCGAATGA
- the LOC117606727 gene encoding uncharacterized protein LOC117606727 isoform X3, which translates to MADASSSDTTSDCCNEWFSDITSEKSEYIIVGQKPCLSHRRSKRHFLQKLFLREIRGCLSAHNYASEERLFATVPSWRHLPLLHVIPKSALEAGHIVMGLTQCGQFLLTYTYTMDMSGNTSLYKYLLHWWAFTPNHVARKVAEVTLFGNYTIYRELSIVISQWPLERSKLVIHGLCTNWLHLQPTDRAYLTITTVPSLENCKDCLKVAASYEEEGEELAANWDGCVRCNCLQHGLTVHTTYEVISPYPRFRATVCLNYWNHVVVNTGNFLHVLRVDLDIPKSKNQKTCDKQDTVVTDTVPLDMSDVEELDYTKVVERYECSDEKLCTPECAIQSPIIEHDYLEEPIKLNDRLNRDSLNTSIINQSDCVCDINKSADPTTVKSCECMDVSECKCRTASPISRTEQQAISVRDKILQDFCEDMSQELNIGSDLITLVKHPSCSPRSTPQRLPSDLKAMTTWSSPILTPPSDILKTRNSESSQKSIRTFQRSTSPQPGASEDNNLTSVNSPLHSVSVSPSSSSRLMSPPVTRSFRHPSPRKRSSLHSPPPIVNSTQSRTRPTHKLILEAEKAYEFTDEAQETCEKLSSFRKRRLADKKYEFCDETEDAENIVPFKHIRDQFKHRGCSIHQIPSSPTMSPALTNGKKHWVDSDQSETDDLNMSQDQNGVNDLTTVDSTEKNVLRPLNQNQLPNGCISRERSGKHCFNSSPLVPKINLQYPTIKCTAHFKRSYIELDDEMISVITDVEDEETGGYVSYQCVLPMHVHGSGYVQMQMISNSKAEKLIVPCVSINQLSFDIETFSHHIADWICMRFKKRYWHCSDYDIEIIDVCALSGDIICLLIMKIQASEINNQTQCSQERKQYEVGCKFTWNIDTSQYRITDVLPMEEVKPESWKPNCIDVPNFRTPLWNPTRRLAPKLREKIQQPYAHTVRFLHNEMTLMGECFEENVNLILTRITYSIIFSGESITRLYDLDNLVEFYITPMPNYPSIE; encoded by the exons ATGGCGGACGCATCGTCTTCCGATACTACCTCAGATTGTTGCAATGAATGGTTCTCTGATATTACTTCCGAAAAATCAGAGTACATTATAGTAGGCCAGAAACCGTGCCTGTCCCATCGTCGGAGTAAAAGACATTTCTTACAGAAGCTATTTTTACGAGAG atcAGAGGTTGTTTATCGGCGCACAATTATGCTTCAGAAGAAAGACTGTTCGCTACTGTACCTTCCTGGCGACATTTACCTCTCCTACACGTAATCCCAAAGTCGGCGTTAGAAGCAGG ACACATTGTAATGGGATTGACACAGTGTGGTCAGTTTTtacttacatatacatatactatGGATATGAGTGGCAATACTTCCTTGTATAAATACTTGTTACATTGGTGGGCTTTTACTCCGAACCATGTCGCACGTAAGGTGGCAGAGGTGACACTTTTTGGTAACTACACTATCTACAGAGAACTTAGTATAGTTATATCTCAATGGCCACTGGAAAGAAGTAAATTAGTAATACACGGTCTTTG tACAAACTGGTTGCACTTACAACCTACAGATAGAGCATATTTAACAATAACCACAGTACCTTCTCTTGAAAATTGCAAAGATTGCTTAAAGGTTGCAGCATCATATGAAGAAGAAGGCGAAG agTTAGCAGCAAATTGGGACGGTTGTGTACGGTGTAACTGTCTTCAACATGGGCTTACCGTTCATACCACATATGAAGTAATTTCCCCATATCCTAGGTTTCGTGCTACTGTCTGTTTGAATTATTGGAATCATGTGGTAGTTAACACAGGAAACTTTTTACATGTACTCAGGGTAGACTTGGACATTCCAAAATCGAAAAACCAGAAGACTTGTGATAAACAGGACACTGTCGTTACCGATACAGTGCCGTTAGACATGAGCGATGTCGAGGAATTGGATTACACGAAAGTGGTGGAACGTTACGAATGTTCGGACGAGAAATTATGTACACCCGAGTGCGCGATCCAGTCCCCGATAATCGAACATGATTACCTAGAAGAACCAATTAAATTAAACGATAGGTTAAATCGTGATTCATTAAATACCTCAATAATTAATCAAAGCGATTGTGTCTGTGATATAAATAAGTCTGCCGACCCTACGACCGTTAAATCGTGCGAGTGTATGGACGTTAGCGAATGTAAATGTAGGACAGCGAGCCCGATATCGCGAACCGAGCAACAAGCAATATCAGTTAGGGACAAAATTTTACAAGATTTCTGCGAGGACATGTCTCAAGAACTGAACATCGGTAGCGATTTAATTACGTTAGTGAAACATCCGTCGTGTTCACCAAGGTCTACACCGCAAAGGCTTCCCTCTGATCTCAAAGCGATGACTACATGGTCTTCGCCGATTCTCACACCGCCATCGGACATTCTGAAAACCCGAAATTCCGAGTCTAGTCAGAAGAGTATCCGTACTTTTCAACGTTCAACTTCCCCTCAACCCGGTGCTTCGGAGGATAACAATCTAACTTCCGTTAATTCTCCCCTTCATTCGGTCTCCGTGAGTCCTTCGTCCTCATCGCGTTTGATGTCACCGCCAGTAACACGGTCCTTTCGACACCCGAGCCCGAGGAAACGATCCAGCTTACACTCCCCACCGCCCATCGTGAATTCGACGCAGTCGAGGACGCGACCCACTCATAAACTGATCCTCGAAGCGGAGAAAGCGTACGAGTTCACGGACGAGGCGCAGGAAACCTGCGAGAAGCTCAGTTCGTTCAGGAAACGAAGACTCGCCGACAAGAAGTACGAGTTCTGCGACGAAACGGAGGACGCGGAGAACATAGTTCCTTTCAAACATATACGGGATCAATTCAAACACCGTGGATGTTCGATACACCAGATACCATCGTCGCCTACGATGTCGCCTGCCCTAACCAATGGTAAAAAACATTGGGTGGATTCGGATCAAAGTGAAACGGATGATTTGAATATGAGTCAAGATCAAAATGGAGTCAATGATTTAACAACTGTTGATTCAA CTGAAAAGAATGTGTTACGACCATTGAATCAGAACCAGCTGCCTAATGGGTGTATCAGCAGGGAACGTTCTGGGAAACACTGCTTCAATTCCTCTCCGTTGGTtccaaaaataaatttacaatatccCACCATTAAATGCACCGCACACTTTAAGAGGAGTTACATAGAACTTGACGATGAAATGATATCAGTTATCACAGATGTTGAAG ATGAAGAAACAGGAGGATATGTAAGTTATCAGTGCGTGCTTCCTATGCATGTCCACGGATCTGGATACGTCCAAATGCAAATGATCAGCAACAGTAAAGCTGAAAAATTG ATAGTACCTTGCGTATCGATCAATCAGTTGAGCTTCGATATTGAAACGTTTTCTCATCACATAGCTGACTGGATTTGTATGAGATTTAAAAAGAGATACTGGCACTGTAGCGACTACGACATCGAAATAATAGACGTGTGTGCGCTAAGCGGTGatattatttgtttattaattatgaAGATTCAAGCTAGcgaaattaataatcaaacaCAGTG TTCCCAAGAGAGGAAGCAGTACGAAGTAGGATGTAAATTTACATGGAATATTGATACAAGCCAGTATAGAATAACGGACGTGTTACCAATGGAGGAGGTGAAACCAGAATCGTGGAAACCGAATTGTATAGACGTTCCAAACTTTCGTACCCCTTTGTGGAATCCAACTCGACGTCTAGCACCGAAATTAAGAGAGAAAATTCAACAACCGTACGCGCATACAGTGCGATTTTTACATAATGAAATGACACTGATGGGTGAGTGTTTCGAGGAAaacgttaatttaattttaacgagGATAACATACAGTATTATTTTTTCAGGCGAATCTATAACTAGACTGTACGATTTGGATAATTTAGTTGAATTTTACATAACACCAATGCCAAATTACCCTTCGATCGAATGA
- the LOC117606727 gene encoding uncharacterized protein LOC117606727 isoform X2 translates to MGLTQCGQFLLTYTYTMDMSGNTSLYKYLLHWWAFTPNHVARKVAEVTLFGNYTIYRELSIVISQWPLERSKLVIHGLCTNWLHLQPTDRAYLTITTVPSLENCKDCLKVAASYEEEGEELAANWDGCVRCNCLQHGLTVHTTYEVISPYPRFRATVCLNYWNHVVVNTGNFLHVLRVDLDIPKSKNQKTCDKQDTVVTDTVPLDMSDVEELDYTKVVERYECSDEKLCTPECAIQSPIIEHDYLEEPIKLNDRLNRDSLNTSIINQSDCVCDINKSADPTTVKSCECMDVSECKCRTASPISRTEQQAISVRDKILQDFCEDMSQELNIGSDLITLVKHPSCSPRSTPQRLPSDLKAMTTWSSPILTPPSDILKTRNSESSQKSIRTFQRSTSPQPGASEDNNLTSVNSPLHSVSVSPSSSSRLMSPPVTRSFRHPSPRKRSSLHSPPPIVNSTQSRTRPTHKLILEAEKAYEFTDEAQETCEKLSSFRKRRLADKKYEFCDETEDAENIVPFKHIRDQFKHRGCSIHQIPSSPTMSPALTNGKKHWVDSDQSETDDLNMSQDQNGVNDLTTVDSTEKNVLRPLNQNQLPNGCISRERSGKHCFNSSPLVPKINLQYPTIKCTAHFKRSYIELDDEMISVITDVEDEETGGYVSYQCVLPMHVHGSGYVQMQMISNSKAEKLIVPCVSINQLSFDIETFSHHIADWICMRFKKRYWHCSDYDIEIIDVCALSGDIICLLIMKIQASEINNQTQCSQERKQYEVGCKFTWNIDTSQYRITDVLPMEEVKPESWKPNCIDVPNFRTPLWNPTRRLAPKLREKIQQPYAHTVRFLHNEMTLMGESITRLYDLDNLVEFYITPMPNYPSIE, encoded by the exons ATGGGATTGACACAGTGTGGTCAGTTTTtacttacatatacatatactatGGATATGAGTGGCAATACTTCCTTGTATAAATACTTGTTACATTGGTGGGCTTTTACTCCGAACCATGTCGCACGTAAGGTGGCAGAGGTGACACTTTTTGGTAACTACACTATCTACAGAGAACTTAGTATAGTTATATCTCAATGGCCACTGGAAAGAAGTAAATTAGTAATACACGGTCTTTG tACAAACTGGTTGCACTTACAACCTACAGATAGAGCATATTTAACAATAACCACAGTACCTTCTCTTGAAAATTGCAAAGATTGCTTAAAGGTTGCAGCATCATATGAAGAAGAAGGCGAAG agTTAGCAGCAAATTGGGACGGTTGTGTACGGTGTAACTGTCTTCAACATGGGCTTACCGTTCATACCACATATGAAGTAATTTCCCCATATCCTAGGTTTCGTGCTACTGTCTGTTTGAATTATTGGAATCATGTGGTAGTTAACACAGGAAACTTTTTACATGTACTCAGGGTAGACTTGGACATTCCAAAATCGAAAAACCAGAAGACTTGTGATAAACAGGACACTGTCGTTACCGATACAGTGCCGTTAGACATGAGCGATGTCGAGGAATTGGATTACACGAAAGTGGTGGAACGTTACGAATGTTCGGACGAGAAATTATGTACACCCGAGTGCGCGATCCAGTCCCCGATAATCGAACATGATTACCTAGAAGAACCAATTAAATTAAACGATAGGTTAAATCGTGATTCATTAAATACCTCAATAATTAATCAAAGCGATTGTGTCTGTGATATAAATAAGTCTGCCGACCCTACGACCGTTAAATCGTGCGAGTGTATGGACGTTAGCGAATGTAAATGTAGGACAGCGAGCCCGATATCGCGAACCGAGCAACAAGCAATATCAGTTAGGGACAAAATTTTACAAGATTTCTGCGAGGACATGTCTCAAGAACTGAACATCGGTAGCGATTTAATTACGTTAGTGAAACATCCGTCGTGTTCACCAAGGTCTACACCGCAAAGGCTTCCCTCTGATCTCAAAGCGATGACTACATGGTCTTCGCCGATTCTCACACCGCCATCGGACATTCTGAAAACCCGAAATTCCGAGTCTAGTCAGAAGAGTATCCGTACTTTTCAACGTTCAACTTCCCCTCAACCCGGTGCTTCGGAGGATAACAATCTAACTTCCGTTAATTCTCCCCTTCATTCGGTCTCCGTGAGTCCTTCGTCCTCATCGCGTTTGATGTCACCGCCAGTAACACGGTCCTTTCGACACCCGAGCCCGAGGAAACGATCCAGCTTACACTCCCCACCGCCCATCGTGAATTCGACGCAGTCGAGGACGCGACCCACTCATAAACTGATCCTCGAAGCGGAGAAAGCGTACGAGTTCACGGACGAGGCGCAGGAAACCTGCGAGAAGCTCAGTTCGTTCAGGAAACGAAGACTCGCCGACAAGAAGTACGAGTTCTGCGACGAAACGGAGGACGCGGAGAACATAGTTCCTTTCAAACATATACGGGATCAATTCAAACACCGTGGATGTTCGATACACCAGATACCATCGTCGCCTACGATGTCGCCTGCCCTAACCAATGGTAAAAAACATTGGGTGGATTCGGATCAAAGTGAAACGGATGATTTGAATATGAGTCAAGATCAAAATGGAGTCAATGATTTAACAACTGTTGATTCAA CTGAAAAGAATGTGTTACGACCATTGAATCAGAACCAGCTGCCTAATGGGTGTATCAGCAGGGAACGTTCTGGGAAACACTGCTTCAATTCCTCTCCGTTGGTtccaaaaataaatttacaatatccCACCATTAAATGCACCGCACACTTTAAGAGGAGTTACATAGAACTTGACGATGAAATGATATCAGTTATCACAGATGTTGAAG ATGAAGAAACAGGAGGATATGTAAGTTATCAGTGCGTGCTTCCTATGCATGTCCACGGATCTGGATACGTCCAAATGCAAATGATCAGCAACAGTAAAGCTGAAAAATTG ATAGTACCTTGCGTATCGATCAATCAGTTGAGCTTCGATATTGAAACGTTTTCTCATCACATAGCTGACTGGATTTGTATGAGATTTAAAAAGAGATACTGGCACTGTAGCGACTACGACATCGAAATAATAGACGTGTGTGCGCTAAGCGGTGatattatttgtttattaattatgaAGATTCAAGCTAGcgaaattaataatcaaacaCAGTG TTCCCAAGAGAGGAAGCAGTACGAAGTAGGATGTAAATTTACATGGAATATTGATACAAGCCAGTATAGAATAACGGACGTGTTACCAATGGAGGAGGTGAAACCAGAATCGTGGAAACCGAATTGTATAGACGTTCCAAACTTTCGTACCCCTTTGTGGAATCCAACTCGACGTCTAGCACCGAAATTAAGAGAGAAAATTCAACAACCGTACGCGCATACAGTGCGATTTTTACATAATGAAATGACACTGATGG GCGAATCTATAACTAGACTGTACGATTTGGATAATTTAGTTGAATTTTACATAACACCAATGCCAAATTACCCTTCGATCGAATGA